The Patescibacteria group bacterium sequence GTACAAAAAGGAGCCGCCTATTACTGTTTTTGTTCGAAACAGCGACTTGAAGAATTAAGAAGAGAGCAGATAAAGAAGAAAGAGATGCCACGATATGATAAATATTGTCTATATCATGTAAAGAATGCACAAAGTAGGATTGAAGCAGGAGAATCTTATGTGATACGGCTAAATGTGCAATCTGGAAGAACAATAAGTTTTAAAGATGTTATTCGTGGAGAAATAAAGATTGAATCTGAACAGATTGATGACCAGATCCTCTTAAAATCTGACGGTTTTCCTACATATCATCTTGGGGTAGTTGTAGATGATCATCTTATGAAGATAAGCCATGTTATTCGCGCAGAGGAATGGATCTCCTCAACACCCAAACATATTCTTCTCTATGAAGCTTTTGGATGGGAGATGCCTATTTTTGCGCATTTACCCATATTGAGAAATCCAGATAGAAGCAAACTTTCAAAAAGGAAAAATCCAGTGTGGGCATCATGGTATTTAGAGCAAGGTTATCTTCCTGAGGCAGTATTAAATTTTCTTGCTTTGATGGGTTGGAGTCATCCAGAAGGTAAAGAGATATTTACGTTGAATGAATTTATCCAAACATTTGAGTTGGAGGATGTTAAGTCTGTTGGACCCATTTTTGATATTGTAAAACTCACTTGGATGAATCAACAGTATATACAAAATTTGGGTGATGAAGAGTTAATCCAAAGGTTAAAAAAGTTTTTATCACAATCGAATATAAGCGATGCTTTACTGCGAAAGCTACTTCCTTTGACAAAAACCCGCATGGAGACTCTTAGAGATTTTTATAAACTCACTTCTCATTTTTTTATTGAGCCAAATGTTAAAGCGCGCTCAGACAAAGAAAAAGTTATTGCTGAAGATCTCAAAGCTGCACTGACAAATGTTGATTTGTGGACAACAGACAATATACTCTTAGCTCTAAAAGAGATTCTTAAAAAGCACCAGATAAGAATGCCAATCATCTATTATATTTTTACAGGAGAGGAGAAAGGACTTCCTCTTCCAGAATCACTTGAGATTCTTGGAAGAGAAAAAACCCTTCTACGGCTTGAGAGGTTTATAAAATGATAGATTTTTTTGCTAAATTTATTTCATTCATTTTTAATCCTTATTTTCTTCTTCTTCCCATACCTTATCTTCTTGTAGTGAGAGAAACAGGTGATCCTATTTATGCGCTAAAATGGACTTTCCTTTCTCTTTTCTTTGTTTTTGTGGTTATACTTTTTGTACTCTACGCAATTCGTAAAGGATACTTTTCCGATCTTGATGTCTCAAAAAGAGAACAGAGATTTCTTTGGTTTCTTTTTGTTGGGATTGTTGGAGTATTTTATCTTTTATCATTAATTTTTTTTGAAGGTCCTGTTGTACTTTGGATAGTTGCAGCTGGTATTCTATTTAGTGTTGTTGTATTTTCTATACTTAATTTACGAATAAAGGCAAGTTTACATGTTGCAGCAATTTCTTCTTTGATATTTGCGATGAGTATTCTTTATGGTGGAGTATTTTTGTTATTATTATTTTTGATTCCACTAATTGGTTGGTCTCGTATTAGAATCAAGCGACATACATTATATGAAACGATTGTCGGAGCTATAACAGGGATCGCAATTACTTTACTTTTTTACATAATTTTTAAAGTAATGATGGGAATATCGGTATCTTTATGATTAAACACAGGACTCTTATCAATTCATTTCATTATGCAATTCAAGGAATAGGTTATGCATTAAAAGAAGATCAGAATTTGCGTATTCATTTCCTTGTTGCACTTTGTGTGATTGCTGCCAGTATCTATTTCAAAGTCAATGCATTTGAAATGGGAATCTTGGGAATTATGATTTTACTCGTCATTGCAACAGAAATGATTAACACAGCGATTGAAAATATGGTTGATCTAATTACAAAAGAATATCGAATGGAAGCAAAAATTGCAAAAGACGTAGCATCAGGAATGGTTTTAATCACATCTTTGGGGGCTGCAATAGTTGGATTGCTTATTTTCCTCCCTTATATCATTCGTTATTTCTTCAGTTAATGCACTAACTAGCAATTTCAGCCTGATTTCGATAAAATTAATAATACTTTTGCCGGATCGTCTAATGGTAGGACAACGGACTCTGAATCCGTTTATCTTGGTTCGAATCCAGGTCCGGCAGCCAAGTAGGTGATGATTTTTGCAAAAAGTGATAATTAACCTTAGTTATTTTATAAATTGAATGAGGGTGGTATTAAGGATTTTAAACGTGTATGATATATTTTTACGTTTATTGACGATTGGACAGAGTCCATCAAGACGTCATAACAACATTATTCAAAAATCAAAAATATTATTGTTCAGATTTTAGTCCATCTATTCCTATGAATATTTTAAGATCAGCAAAGAACTAAGAGGTAGGATCATCGGATAGATCTTTTTTGGAAAAGAGGGCATTGTACGTGTTTCAGGTGTAGGAATTGTAAGTG is a genomic window containing:
- the gltX gene encoding glutamate--tRNA ligase — its product is MTFANARTRIAPSPTGEDIHIGNLYTALINFAVAKKYKGSFIVRIEDTDRERYKEGAEGKILSSLKAYGLDYDEGPDKGGPFGPYRQSERLNLYQQYAKELVQKGAAYYCFCSKQRLEELRREQIKKKEMPRYDKYCLYHVKNAQSRIEAGESYVIRLNVQSGRTISFKDVIRGEIKIESEQIDDQILLKSDGFPTYHLGVVVDDHLMKISHVIRAEEWISSTPKHILLYEAFGWEMPIFAHLPILRNPDRSKLSKRKNPVWASWYLEQGYLPEAVLNFLALMGWSHPEGKEIFTLNEFIQTFELEDVKSVGPIFDIVKLTWMNQQYIQNLGDEELIQRLKKFLSQSNISDALLRKLLPLTKTRMETLRDFYKLTSHFFIEPNVKARSDKEKVIAEDLKAALTNVDLWTTDNILLALKEILKKHQIRMPIIYYIFTGEEKGLPLPESLEILGREKTLLRLERFIK
- the dgkA gene encoding diacylglycerol kinase, with product MIKHRTLINSFHYAIQGIGYALKEDQNLRIHFLVALCVIAASIYFKVNAFEMGILGIMILLVIATEMINTAIENMVDLITKEYRMEAKIAKDVASGMVLITSLGAAIVGLLIFLPYIIRYFFS